From one Gallionella capsiferriformans ES-2 genomic stretch:
- a CDS encoding EAL domain-containing protein, with the protein MLTTEPIANAPEVEEALKNCEREAIHQVGKIQPVGLLLALNDDGLIITHVSDNVSEWFDLTPSTLLGKTFSSLVGETQALSIRQLIGLEDWRRTAITTFKITRGGRTLSLDAQVSRTGKCWIIEIEPDESDRDDLFHKLFIPIRDSLWQLDAEVDLFRYTQKVVEQVRLLTGYDRVMMYQFDDNWDGEVIAESRADDIGSYLGNHFPAADIPPQARSLYTKNLVRMISDVDAIPVQIQSQDSEPLDLTYSSLRALSPVHLQYLRNMGVNATLSISLIQNDRLWGLIACHHREPKYISMRVRELDEFIGKTVSLKLSNLENGRKVQFHDQIHQLLEKLTEKIRQNCDIGSVIDIFDAELLSLVHADGAIINLGGNRYHIGSTPSDELMLDIESWLKTMSPKGVFQTDNLSGIYPNLGVYQEVACGLMIAPLDRNMHSYISWFRNEITKTIKWAGNPDKVVKNEQGRLTISPRESFATWVEIFRDKSPQWTQMEIDAANSLALALIEVLTHHALEQSEENYRFLTDNSSDMIARFDLDGVYIFLSPSCQSLFGFSAQHMTGCAVTDFIMPEDCVTFQNALLLMGSTDQAQTLLFRSQHDRSKTVWIEYTLKRIINPRSGAIEIVANGRDVTQRHTYQLAIEDLHRRNAKILEAAGDGLVSISPDGKIVYTNERVRQILGWGGSELAGKSCCQLFHARDADTSHDYPCDCPLIAQNLNKEVGVSATGYFSHKEGRAIRVDYSCTQMTDHGKLSGAVLVFRESTEQSMTFDQKQTSDVIFNAASEAVMVTDANRRITSVNRAFIKITGYAAEEMIGQTPKLLSSGVHTQNFYDAMYASLEASGYWAGEIWNRRKNGEIYPQWGSITAIFGELGDLRSYIAVFSDVSKAKQAEEHLYHLANHDSLTGLANRSKFVDYLNHTLDLARRNRGHKVAVAFIDMDRFKIINDTLGHTIGDQFLKAIATRISSQCRNEDLLSRWGGDEFVLVMDRVDGPDSVAEAVRRMMEVVRKPLLIDGHELEPTLSVGISFFPDDAQNTTDLVKAADTAMYRVKENGRNGYAFFTELQADESKKKFEIVSELNRALRLNEFVLNYQPQVKPDTGEIVGLEALIRWEHPERGYLSPANFIPLAEELGMINQVGEWVIKAVCQQMSAWKLGGVTYPRVAVNVAPSQLDSGLADYVQRTLALYGLTADCLEIELTEGALERGGEVAPVLKQLRELGITLSIDDFGTGYSSLGHLKNFPINCFKIDKSFVDGLPDSVQDAAIVKTILTLGENLNVEVVVEGVETLAQRDFLTSIGAKIIQGYCYGKPLSVEKITERLKIGHF; encoded by the coding sequence ATGCTTACCACCGAGCCGATTGCTAATGCTCCTGAAGTAGAGGAGGCGCTGAAAAATTGCGAGCGCGAAGCCATTCATCAGGTGGGGAAAATCCAGCCTGTCGGACTTTTGCTGGCGCTCAATGATGACGGGTTGATTATCACCCATGTCAGCGACAATGTGAGCGAGTGGTTTGACTTGACTCCCTCAACGTTGTTGGGAAAGACTTTCTCCTCGTTGGTGGGAGAGACACAGGCGTTGAGCATACGTCAGTTGATCGGCCTGGAAGACTGGCGTCGTACGGCGATCACGACATTCAAGATCACCCGGGGCGGACGGACGCTCAGTCTTGATGCTCAGGTGTCACGGACGGGTAAATGCTGGATTATAGAAATCGAGCCGGATGAAAGTGATCGTGATGATTTGTTTCACAAATTATTTATTCCGATCAGAGATTCCTTATGGCAGCTCGATGCCGAAGTGGATCTTTTTCGTTATACACAGAAGGTTGTCGAACAGGTCAGGTTGCTGACCGGCTATGACCGTGTGATGATGTACCAGTTTGACGATAACTGGGATGGCGAGGTGATTGCTGAGAGCCGTGCGGACGACATCGGTTCGTATTTGGGGAATCACTTTCCGGCCGCTGATATTCCGCCTCAGGCCAGAAGTCTTTACACAAAAAATCTGGTGCGCATGATCTCGGATGTCGATGCGATTCCGGTCCAAATCCAATCGCAGGACTCCGAGCCGCTGGATTTGACCTATTCCAGTCTGCGCGCACTCTCGCCCGTGCATCTTCAGTATCTGCGCAACATGGGCGTGAATGCGACGCTGAGCATCTCGCTAATACAAAACGACCGTTTGTGGGGGTTGATCGCCTGCCATCATCGCGAACCGAAATACATTTCCATGCGTGTACGCGAGCTTGATGAATTTATCGGCAAGACGGTTTCACTGAAACTTTCCAACCTTGAAAATGGCCGCAAGGTTCAGTTTCATGACCAGATTCATCAGTTGCTGGAAAAACTGACTGAGAAAATCAGGCAGAACTGCGACATCGGGTCGGTGATCGACATTTTCGATGCGGAGCTGTTATCTCTGGTGCATGCCGATGGTGCGATCATCAATTTGGGCGGTAACCGTTATCATATCGGCAGTACGCCGAGCGATGAGCTGATGCTCGATATTGAAAGTTGGCTCAAAACCATGTCGCCAAAGGGTGTATTTCAGACGGACAATCTGTCGGGAATTTATCCGAATTTAGGCGTTTATCAGGAAGTCGCGTGCGGACTGATGATCGCGCCGCTTGATCGCAACATGCACAGCTACATCTCCTGGTTCAGGAATGAAATTACCAAGACGATCAAGTGGGCCGGCAATCCCGACAAAGTCGTCAAAAATGAGCAGGGTCGCCTGACGATTTCGCCGCGCGAGTCGTTTGCCACCTGGGTTGAAATTTTTCGCGATAAGTCGCCGCAGTGGACGCAAATGGAAATTGATGCTGCCAATTCGCTGGCGCTCGCCCTGATCGAAGTGCTGACGCATCACGCGTTGGAGCAAAGCGAGGAAAATTATCGTTTCCTGACCGACAATTCCAGCGACATGATCGCCAGATTCGATCTTGACGGAGTCTATATTTTTCTGTCGCCGTCCTGTCAGAGTCTATTCGGATTTTCGGCGCAACACATGACAGGCTGTGCTGTCACGGACTTCATCATGCCTGAAGACTGCGTCACATTTCAGAACGCGCTGTTGTTGATGGGGAGTACGGATCAGGCACAGACGCTACTGTTCCGATCGCAGCATGACCGCAGCAAAACGGTTTGGATTGAATACACGTTAAAGCGCATTATCAATCCCAGAAGCGGCGCCATTGAAATTGTCGCGAACGGACGCGATGTCACGCAGCGCCACACCTATCAGCTGGCAATTGAGGACTTGCACAGGCGTAACGCCAAGATACTGGAAGCCGCGGGTGACGGGCTAGTCAGCATCAGCCCGGATGGAAAAATTGTTTATACGAATGAACGAGTCAGACAGATTTTGGGGTGGGGAGGCAGTGAGCTGGCGGGCAAAAGCTGCTGCCAGCTGTTTCATGCGCGGGATGCTGATACCTCGCACGATTATCCATGTGACTGCCCGCTGATTGCGCAGAACTTAAACAAGGAAGTTGGCGTCAGTGCGACTGGATATTTCAGTCACAAGGAGGGGCGTGCGATCCGCGTTGACTATTCATGCACCCAGATGACAGACCATGGCAAACTGAGCGGCGCTGTGCTGGTGTTTAGGGAAAGTACTGAGCAAAGCATGACCTTCGATCAGAAACAGACCAGTGACGTCATTTTTAATGCGGCATCAGAGGCTGTCATGGTGACCGATGCAAACAGGCGTATTACGTCGGTGAACCGTGCATTTATCAAGATTACCGGTTATGCCGCCGAAGAAATGATCGGGCAGACGCCGAAATTGTTAAGCTCGGGTGTGCATACTCAGAATTTCTATGATGCGATGTACGCATCGCTGGAAGCCAGTGGCTACTGGGCGGGTGAGATATGGAATCGTCGCAAGAACGGTGAAATCTATCCTCAGTGGGGCAGTATCACCGCCATCTTCGGTGAGTTGGGTGATCTGCGCAGCTATATCGCTGTTTTTTCCGATGTGTCCAAGGCCAAACAGGCTGAAGAGCATCTGTACCATTTGGCTAATCACGATTCGTTAACCGGGCTTGCAAACCGCTCCAAATTTGTCGATTACTTGAATCACACGCTGGATTTGGCGCGCCGTAATCGTGGGCATAAGGTGGCGGTTGCCTTTATCGACATGGATCGCTTTAAAATCATCAACGATACGCTGGGGCATACGATAGGCGATCAGTTTCTCAAGGCGATCGCAACCCGTATTTCGTCGCAATGCAGAAACGAGGATCTGTTGTCGAGATGGGGCGGAGACGAGTTTGTGCTCGTCATGGATCGTGTTGATGGCCCCGATTCCGTGGCTGAAGCAGTACGCCGCATGATGGAGGTTGTGCGTAAGCCCTTGTTAATCGACGGACATGAGTTGGAGCCGACCTTGAGCGTAGGTATCAGCTTCTTCCCCGATGATGCCCAGAACACTACGGATCTGGTTAAGGCTGCAGATACGGCCATGTATCGCGTCAAGGAAAACGGGCGCAACGGTTATGCGTTCTTCACCGAGCTGCAGGCAGATGAGAGCAAGAAAAAATTTGAGATTGTCAGCGAATTGAACCGTGCACTGCGCTTAAATGAGTTTGTTCTGAATTATCAGCCGCAGGTGAAACCTGATACGGGCGAAATCGTCGGGCTGGAAGCCTTGATACGCTGGGAACATCCCGAGCGCGGTTACCTAAGCCCGGCGAATTTCATCCCGCTGGCAGAAGAACTCGGCATGATCAATCAGGTTGGCGAATGGGTAATCAAGGCGGTCTGCCAACAAATGTCGGCCTGGAAACTCGGTGGCGTGACTTATCCCAGGGTCGCGGTGAACGTCGCACCTTCGCAGCTCGATTCAGGTTTGGCGGATTATGTGCAGCGAACCTTGGCGCTTTACGGTCTGACTGCTGACTGCCTTGAGATAGAGCTGACCGAAGGCGCACTGGAACGCGGCGGTGAGGTTGCGCCGGTTCTGAAGCAGTTACGAGAGCTGGGCATCACCCTGTCCATTGATGATTTCGGCACAGGATATTCGTCGCTGGGCCACTTGAAAAATTTTCCGATCAACTGCTTCAAGATCGATAAAAGCTTCGTGGACGGCTTGCCTGACAGTGTGCAGGATGCGGCTATCGTGAAGACGATCCTGACGCTGGGCGAGAACCTGAATGTTGAAGTCGTGGTCGAGGGCGTTGAAACGCTGGCGCAGCGAGATTTTTTGACTTCAATCGGTGCGAAAATTATTCAGGGCTACTGCTATGGCAAGCCACTATCCGTTGAGAAGATCACTGAGCGGCTCAAAATCGGTCATTTTTAA
- a CDS encoding cryptochrome/photolyase family protein: MQSYNRSICWFRRDLRLDDHAALYHALKNSRAVHCVFVFDTVILDALSDKHDRRVEFIWHSLYELNALLQQHGSTLQILHGNPVELIPHLARELEVQAVFCNRDYEPLAVRRDAAVAASLSDIDFHQYKDQVIFEQSEILTGGGTPYSVFTPYKNAWLKKLDDFYLRAYPVERYFSSLAKSAPQAFPALALLGFLPGKLNVQALPTGASGAATLFENFVSRIDAYGEARNFPAVKGVSYLSVHLRFGTISIRRVASFAYYSGGAGGQVWLSELIWRDFYQMQLHHHPQLGQGAAFKAQFNDIRFPNEEGKFAAWCEARTGYPLIDAAMRQLNGSGYMHNRLRMVVASFLVKDLHIDWRWGERYFAQHLIDFDLAANNGGWQWAASTGCDAQPWFRIFNPVTQSEKFDGAGRFIRRYVPELAGCPDKWIHAPWLMPAAEQQRCGVLVGKTYPLPVVDHAVARITTLALFKAAVG, from the coding sequence ATGCAAAGCTATAACCGTTCGATTTGCTGGTTTCGACGCGACTTACGTCTGGATGACCATGCGGCCCTGTATCACGCACTGAAAAATAGCCGGGCTGTGCATTGTGTGTTCGTGTTCGATACCGTGATACTGGATGCGTTGTCCGATAAACACGATCGTCGCGTCGAGTTTATCTGGCATAGTCTTTACGAATTGAATGCGCTCTTGCAGCAGCATGGCAGCACCTTGCAAATCTTGCATGGCAATCCGGTTGAGCTGATCCCGCATCTGGCGCGCGAATTGGAAGTGCAGGCGGTATTTTGTAATCGTGACTATGAACCTTTGGCGGTGCGGCGGGATGCGGCGGTGGCAGCATCGCTATCTGACATCGACTTCCATCAGTACAAGGATCAGGTGATTTTCGAGCAATCGGAAATTTTAACCGGCGGCGGCACGCCTTACAGCGTATTTACCCCCTACAAGAATGCGTGGCTTAAAAAGTTGGATGATTTTTATCTGCGCGCCTATCCTGTAGAACGGTATTTTTCATCGCTGGCTAAGTCAGCCCCACAAGCTTTTCCGGCGCTGGCATTGTTAGGATTTTTACCCGGAAAACTTAATGTGCAGGCTTTACCAACCGGTGCATCGGGTGCGGCAACCTTATTTGAGAATTTTGTCAGCCGCATCGATGCCTATGGTGAAGCGCGCAATTTCCCTGCTGTCAAAGGCGTGTCGTATTTATCCGTACATCTGCGCTTTGGCACGATTTCTATCCGCCGTGTGGCGTCCTTTGCCTATTATTCAGGTGGCGCGGGTGGGCAGGTATGGCTGTCAGAACTGATCTGGCGAGACTTTTACCAGATGCAGTTGCACCATCATCCGCAACTCGGGCAAGGCGCCGCCTTCAAGGCGCAGTTCAATGACATCCGTTTTCCGAATGAGGAGGGGAAATTCGCTGCCTGGTGCGAAGCGCGTACCGGTTATCCGCTGATTGATGCGGCGATGCGCCAGCTCAATGGTTCCGGCTATATGCACAATCGACTGCGTATGGTGGTGGCCTCTTTTTTGGTCAAGGATCTACATATCGATTGGCGTTGGGGTGAGCGTTATTTCGCGCAGCACCTGATCGATTTTGATCTGGCGGCCAATAACGGCGGCTGGCAATGGGCGGCCTCCACCGGTTGTGACGCACAACCCTGGTTTCGCATCTTTAATCCCGTTACGCAGTCGGAAAAGTTCGATGGCGCAGGGCGCTTTATTCGTCGCTATGTGCCGGAGCTGGCGGGCTGTCCTGATAAGTGGATCCATGCGCCGTGGCTGATGCCGGCGGCTGAACAGCAGCGTTGTGGCGTGCTGGTCGGCAAAACGTATCCGCTGCCTGTCGTTGATCATGCTGTTGCCCGAATCACAACGCTTGCGCTGTTTAAGGCGGCTGTAGGGTGA
- a CDS encoding diguanylate cyclase: protein MSKVVDQQFEAFKAHGSLPSPRGVALQIIQLADRDDTTIGQIARLIGSDPALAGNIVKVANLLTHRGSRPIASVADAVTIQGIKSVRQLALSLSLVDAHRHGACAGFDYQKFWAHSVCTGIAAQQIVAKMQVGVADEAFLLGLLSKIGRLALATVFPAEYARVLTADNLTEAEHAAFGIDHNQITAGMLADWGMPKLFQEISLYIERPEASEFHEGERNWRLLQLMHFSDRLAAVCTAEASERYRLIPRLMLLATRVGIESGTLIEIGDRVIASLREWSALLGIFVPALPPFEEMLNADSMASELLGLDALPGSLPVGFKLRILLVDDDRAIRLLYKTLLEKSGHTVTTACNGREALESLQASVPQLIISDWMMPEMDGIEFCRELRKNPEWHKIYVFIVTAQESTDRLIEAFEAGANDYLSKPINPKVLAARLRSAQRIVQMQEAQEEDRLQLRQFADELALSNKRLQTLALTDALTGLPNRRYGMERLEQEWAIAMRAGRPVCCMMVDIDHFKAVNDNYGHQLGDEALKLVALSLQQAARKQDVVCRLGGEEFMVICPDSDLRAGYTYAERLRQHVAAQPIQAQGKSLQLTVSIGLTDNANLDSTEAMLHQADTRLYAAKASGRNCTVVG from the coding sequence ATGAGCAAAGTGGTTGATCAGCAATTTGAAGCATTCAAGGCGCACGGCAGTTTGCCCTCACCGCGCGGGGTCGCGCTTCAAATCATTCAGCTGGCTGACCGTGACGACACCACTATCGGGCAAATTGCCCGTCTGATCGGTAGCGATCCGGCATTGGCCGGCAATATTGTTAAAGTCGCCAATCTGCTCACCCATCGCGGCAGCCGTCCCATCGCTTCTGTCGCGGACGCGGTAACCATACAGGGTATCAAGTCGGTGCGCCAGCTGGCGCTGAGTCTGTCGCTGGTGGACGCTCACCGCCATGGCGCTTGCGCCGGTTTCGATTATCAGAAGTTCTGGGCGCATTCGGTTTGTACCGGCATCGCCGCGCAGCAGATTGTGGCAAAGATGCAAGTCGGCGTGGCCGACGAGGCTTTTTTGCTCGGATTGCTTTCTAAAATCGGTCGTCTTGCGCTGGCCACTGTTTTCCCCGCAGAGTACGCCCGCGTGCTGACTGCAGATAATCTGACGGAAGCGGAGCATGCCGCCTTTGGCATCGATCATAATCAAATTACCGCAGGTATGTTAGCCGACTGGGGCATGCCGAAGTTGTTTCAGGAAATCAGTCTGTATATCGAACGGCCCGAAGCGAGCGAGTTTCATGAGGGAGAGCGCAACTGGCGTTTGCTGCAATTGATGCATTTTTCAGACCGGCTGGCCGCAGTTTGCACTGCGGAGGCGAGTGAGCGCTACCGGCTGATTCCAAGGTTGATGCTGCTGGCAACCCGGGTCGGTATTGAGAGCGGCACGCTGATTGAAATCGGCGATCGGGTGATTGCATCGCTGCGCGAATGGAGTGCATTGCTGGGAATTTTCGTGCCGGCTTTGCCGCCTTTCGAGGAAATGCTCAACGCGGACTCGATGGCAAGCGAGTTGCTGGGGCTTGATGCATTGCCGGGCAGCTTACCTGTCGGTTTTAAGTTGCGCATTTTGCTGGTCGATGACGATCGCGCGATCCGTCTGCTGTACAAGACGCTGTTGGAGAAATCTGGCCATACCGTGACGACCGCATGTAATGGTCGTGAGGCGCTGGAGAGCCTCCAAGCCTCTGTGCCGCAGCTGATCATCAGCGACTGGATGATGCCGGAGATGGATGGCATTGAGTTTTGTCGAGAACTGCGAAAAAATCCGGAGTGGCACAAAATTTATGTGTTTATCGTGACGGCACAGGAGAGTACCGACAGGCTGATTGAGGCCTTTGAAGCGGGCGCCAACGATTATCTTTCCAAACCGATCAATCCCAAAGTGCTGGCCGCAAGGTTGCGTTCGGCGCAGCGCATCGTGCAAATGCAGGAAGCGCAAGAAGAAGACCGTCTGCAATTGCGCCAGTTTGCCGATGAATTGGCCCTGTCCAACAAGCGTCTGCAAACGCTGGCGCTGACCGATGCGCTGACTGGTCTGCCGAATCGCCGTTACGGCATGGAACGACTTGAGCAGGAATGGGCAATTGCGATGCGGGCGGGACGTCCGGTGTGCTGCATGATGGTCGATATTGACCACTTCAAGGCAGTCAATGACAACTATGGCCATCAGCTAGGGGATGAGGCGCTCAAGCTGGTGGCGCTCAGCTTGCAACAGGCCGCCCGTAAGCAGGACGTTGTGTGCCGTTTGGGCGGCGAGGAGTTTATGGTGATTTGTCCCGACAGCGACCTTCGCGCCGGTTATACCTATGCCGAGCGGCTGCGTCAGCATGTTGCAGCGCAACCGATACAGGCTCAGGGTAAATCGCTGCAACTGACGGTGAGCATCGGCCTGACCGACAACGCAAATCTTGACAGCACCGAGGCGATGCTGCATCAGGCCGATACCCGTCTGTATGCGGCTAAGGCATCAGGACGCAACTGCACGGTAGTCGGATAA
- a CDS encoding HopJ type III effector protein, whose translation MKLSDFLQKLRNTPGQIEFSDTMAVIDAVYEFTPVTFRNGNLVNQAGTNSGSCKLFSFASLHGLSQQQTLDCFGAYYRDDVLQHPDGTDHQNIRNFSVTGWGGIVFDACALAAK comes from the coding sequence ATGAAATTGAGTGATTTTTTACAAAAACTGCGTAATACCCCCGGGCAGATTGAGTTTTCCGATACGATGGCTGTCATCGATGCAGTGTATGAATTTACCCCCGTGACGTTTCGCAATGGCAATCTGGTCAATCAGGCGGGTACAAATTCCGGTTCATGCAAGTTGTTTTCGTTTGCCAGTCTGCACGGACTGTCGCAGCAGCAAACTCTGGATTGCTTTGGTGCGTACTATCGGGACGATGTATTGCAGCATCCTGATGGCACGGATCATCAGAATATCCGCAATTTCAGCGTGACAGGCTGGGGCGGGATTGTATTTGACGCCTGTGCGCTGGCTGCAAAATAA
- the metX gene encoding homoserine O-succinyltransferase MetX: protein MANSIGIVKAQRAVFDTPLTFRSGAVLPCYELVYETYGTLNEDKSNAILICHALSGHHHVAGCYEDEPNNIGWWDNMVGPGKPINTDKFFVLGLNNLGGCHGSTGPSSINPETGEPFGASFPVITVEDWVESQARLADLLGIRRFAAVVGGSLGGMQALQWSLAFPERVAHVLAIASAPRLTAQNIAFNDVARNAILTDPDFHGGNYYQHGVVPTRGLRLARMLGHITYLSDDVMADKFGRNLRTEQYNYGYEVEFQIESYLRYQGDKFAAYFDANTYLLMTKALDYFDPAHLSGGNLNQAFSRAKAGFLVISFTTDWRFSPQRSREIIRPLLHNKRPVSYAEITSNHGHDSFLMEHPHYFDVVRAYLANVYHEVTA, encoded by the coding sequence TTGGCTAATTCTATAGGTATCGTAAAAGCGCAGCGCGCTGTATTCGACACCCCGCTGACCTTTCGCAGTGGCGCGGTGTTACCTTGCTATGAGCTGGTGTATGAAACCTACGGCACCTTGAATGAAGACAAGTCCAATGCGATTTTGATCTGTCATGCGCTGTCAGGCCATCATCATGTAGCGGGCTGCTATGAGGACGAGCCGAATAATATCGGCTGGTGGGATAACATGGTTGGCCCCGGCAAGCCGATCAATACTGATAAATTCTTCGTGCTGGGGCTCAATAATCTGGGCGGTTGCCACGGCTCGACCGGCCCCTCTTCGATCAATCCGGAAACAGGCGAGCCCTTTGGTGCGAGCTTCCCGGTGATCACGGTGGAAGACTGGGTTGAATCTCAGGCGCGCCTAGCCGATCTACTGGGAATTCGTCGTTTTGCGGCCGTGGTCGGCGGCAGTTTAGGGGGCATGCAAGCGTTGCAGTGGTCGTTGGCTTTCCCTGAACGGGTGGCGCATGTGCTGGCGATCGCCAGTGCGCCGCGCCTGACCGCGCAAAATATCGCTTTCAATGACGTCGCGCGCAACGCAATTCTGACCGACCCTGATTTTCACGGCGGTAACTATTATCAGCACGGCGTCGTGCCGACACGGGGATTGCGACTGGCACGTATGCTGGGACACATCACCTACTTGTCGGATGATGTGATGGCGGATAAGTTCGGTCGCAACCTGCGCACCGAACAATACAACTACGGTTACGAGGTTGAATTTCAGATCGAATCCTATCTGCGCTATCAGGGCGACAAATTCGCTGCCTATTTCGACGCGAATACCTATCTGCTAATGACCAAGGCGCTCGATTATTTCGACCCTGCGCATCTGAGTGGCGGCAATCTGAATCAGGCTTTTTCCCGCGCGAAGGCGGGTTTTCTGGTGATTTCATTTACCACCGACTGGCGTTTTTCGCCGCAGCGCTCACGCGAGATCATCCGTCCGCTGCTGCACAACAAGCGTCCAGTCAGTTATGCAGAGATCACCTCCAATCACGGGCATGATTCATTTTTGATGGAGCACCCGCATTACTTCGACGTGGTGCGCGCGTATCTTGCCAATGTCTATCACGAGGTGACCGCATGA
- the metW gene encoding methionine biosynthesis protein MetW: protein MSIESLAAERPDFAAIAAWIPKGASVLDLGCGDGSLLRYLKETRSVRGYGVEISDMDIVSCIANGVNVIQNDLDSGLSDFEDNTFDFVILSQTLQATRHTEALIQEMLRVGREGIVSFPNFGYWKSRLNVMLGNMPVSRELPYQWYDTPNVHLCTLNDFESFCRKYCVSISARSVMTGGVEVGLLPNLLGSTAVYRFQRGV, encoded by the coding sequence ATGAGCATCGAATCACTAGCCGCAGAACGCCCCGATTTTGCCGCGATTGCCGCATGGATACCGAAGGGCGCGTCGGTACTGGATCTGGGGTGTGGCGATGGCAGTTTGCTGCGCTACCTGAAGGAGACCCGCTCCGTGCGCGGCTATGGCGTGGAAATCAGCGATATGGATATCGTTTCCTGCATCGCCAACGGCGTGAACGTGATTCAAAACGATCTCGATTCCGGTCTGTCGGACTTCGAGGACAATACGTTTGATTTCGTGATTCTGTCACAGACGTTGCAGGCTACGCGCCACACCGAAGCGCTGATACAGGAAATGCTGCGGGTCGGCCGTGAAGGGATCGTGAGTTTCCCTAACTTCGGGTACTGGAAGAGTCGCCTGAACGTGATGCTGGGCAATATGCCGGTGTCGCGCGAGTTGCCCTACCAGTGGTATGACACGCCCAATGTTCACCTGTGCACACTCAATGATTTTGAGAGTTTTTGCCGCAAGTATTGCGTGAGCATTTCCGCGCGCAGTGTCATGACCGGCGGGGTCGAGGTGGGATTGCTGCCCAATTTGCTGGGCAGCACGGCGGTGTATCGTTTTCAGCGCGGCGTATGA
- a CDS encoding AmpG family muropeptide MFS transporter: protein MSVFKQLFTRRMAICVFTGFSSGLPLYLLFNLLPAWLRSEHVDLKTIGLFALIQFPYTWKFIWSPFLDRYALPVLGRRRGWMVLTQLGLLAVIASMGGFSPASQLATIAWCATLLAVLGATQDIVLDAYRRELLSDSELGLGNAVHVNAYRVAGLVPGSLSLILADFLPWDLVFIITALFMLPGIAMTLIIREPKIAAAPKTLREAVVEPFREFINRQGWRSAGLILAFLLFYKLGDSLCTALATPFYLDMGFSKTDIGLIAKNAGLWPAVIGGMLGGLWMVKIGINRALWIFGVVQVLAIFGFVWLASVGHHSEIGALERTQLAVVIGLEALGVGLGTVAFVAFIARTTHPAYTATQFALFTSLMAMPRTFANAATGWLVESMGWSGFFLLCAVMAIPGMLLLLKVAPWNDEQRLATSD, encoded by the coding sequence ATGAGCGTTTTTAAACAGCTTTTCACCCGCCGTATGGCGATTTGCGTGTTCACCGGGTTTTCTTCCGGCTTGCCGTTGTACCTGCTGTTCAATTTGTTGCCCGCCTGGTTGCGCAGCGAACACGTTGATCTGAAAACCATCGGCCTGTTCGCGCTGATTCAGTTTCCCTATACCTGGAAATTCATCTGGTCGCCGTTTCTCGATCGTTATGCGCTGCCGGTGCTGGGTCGCAGGCGCGGCTGGATGGTGTTGACTCAGCTAGGCCTTTTGGCCGTGATCGCCAGCATGGGCGGATTTTCGCCTGCCAGTCAACTCGCAACCATCGCCTGGTGTGCGACGCTGCTCGCCGTGCTGGGCGCGACGCAGGATATCGTGCTGGACGCCTATCGTCGCGAACTTTTGTCGGATTCGGAGCTGGGGCTAGGCAATGCGGTGCATGTGAACGCCTATCGCGTCGCAGGTCTCGTGCCGGGGTCTTTGTCGCTGATCCTCGCGGATTTTCTGCCCTGGGATCTGGTGTTTATCATCACGGCGCTGTTTATGCTGCCGGGAATTGCGATGACGTTGATCATCCGGGAACCAAAAATTGCCGCTGCCCCTAAAACTTTGCGTGAGGCGGTGGTCGAACCGTTCCGGGAATTTATCAACCGGCAGGGGTGGCGGAGCGCGGGGCTTATCTTGGCATTTTTGCTGTTCTACAAATTGGGCGACAGCCTGTGCACCGCGCTTGCTACGCCGTTTTATCTGGATATGGGGTTTTCCAAGACGGACATTGGCTTAATCGCCAAGAACGCCGGGCTTTGGCCTGCGGTGATCGGCGGCATGCTGGGCGGATTGTGGATGGTGAAAATCGGCATCAACCGCGCCTTATGGATTTTCGGCGTGGTGCAGGTTTTGGCGATTTTCGGATTTGTCTGGCTCGCCTCTGTCGGGCATCACAGCGAGATCGGTGCCCTTGAGCGCACGCAACTGGCAGTGGTGATTGGCCTCGAAGCGCTGGGTGTGGGGTTGGGCACGGTCGCCTTTGTCGCTTTTATCGCCCGTACAACGCATCCGGCCTACACTGCAACGCAATTTGCGCTGTTCACCAGTTTAATGGCGATGCCGCGCACCTTTGCCAACGCGGCGACCGGTTGGCTGGTGGAATCTATGGGCTGGAGCGGCTTCTTCCTGCTGTGCGCCGTGATGGCGATTCCCGGCATGCTGTTGCTGTTGAAAGTCGCGCCGTGGAATGATGAGCAGCGACTAGCGACTAGCGACTAG